In a genomic window of Gossypium arboreum isolate Shixiya-1 chromosome 7, ASM2569848v2, whole genome shotgun sequence:
- the LOC108450085 gene encoding probable E3 ubiquitin-protein ligase XERICO isoform X2 — MGLSSLPAPSEGVLCVLLVNTALSISMVKGIIRSILHIIGIHLSSSSSSSSSSSSSSSSSSSSPSSDLIEIPAVSFDISIGNADSYIKEFRSRMPSTRYDAVCSGSQPEHDCSVCLTRNALLPEDDPAYFW, encoded by the exons ATGGGTCTCTCAAGTCTCCCAGCCCCATCAGAAGGAGTGCTATGTGTACTCTTGGTAAACACAGCTTTATCCATATCTATGGTTAAAGGCATAATTCGATCAATCCTTCACATTATCGGTATCCATCTCTCCTCGTCCTCGTCCTcgtcctcctcctcctcctcgtcatcatcatcatcatcatcatcgccATCCTCGGATCTTATTGAAATCCCTGCGGTATCATTCGACATCAGCATCGGTAATGCTGATAGTTACATTAAAGAGTTCCGGAGCAGGATGCCATCGACCCGGTACGATGCGGTATGTAGCGGCAGTCAACCGGAGCATGACTGTTCAGTTTGCCTGACTAG GAACGCTCTGCTGCCCGAAGACGATCCGGCCTACTTTTGGTGA
- the LOC108450085 gene encoding probable E3 ubiquitin-protein ligase XERICO isoform X1: MGLSSLPAPSEGVLCVLLVNTALSISMVKGIIRSILHIIGIHLSSSSSSSSSSSSSSSSSSSSPSSDLIEIPAVSFDISIGNADSYIKEFRSRMPSTRYDAVCSGSQPEHDCSVCLTRFEPESEINRLSCGHLFHKVCLEKWLNYWNVTCPLCRNALLPEDDPAYFW; encoded by the coding sequence ATGGGTCTCTCAAGTCTCCCAGCCCCATCAGAAGGAGTGCTATGTGTACTCTTGGTAAACACAGCTTTATCCATATCTATGGTTAAAGGCATAATTCGATCAATCCTTCACATTATCGGTATCCATCTCTCCTCGTCCTCGTCCTcgtcctcctcctcctcctcgtcatcatcatcatcatcatcatcgccATCCTCGGATCTTATTGAAATCCCTGCGGTATCATTCGACATCAGCATCGGTAATGCTGATAGTTACATTAAAGAGTTCCGGAGCAGGATGCCATCGACCCGGTACGATGCGGTATGTAGCGGCAGTCAACCGGAGCATGACTGTTCAGTTTGCCTGACTAGGTTCGAGCCAGAATCAGAGATTAACCGCTTGTCCTGCGGTCATCTGTTTCACAAGGTATGCTTGGAAAAGTGGTTGAACTATTGGAATGTCACATGCCCTCTTTGCAGGAACGCTCTGCTGCCCGAAGACGATCCGGCCTACTTTTGGTGA
- the LOC108453185 gene encoding uncharacterized protein LOC108453185, translating into MLGRPGLSRTGSFRPENLGQNALHMIGNLCFTIFVIGVLVFTIIAATYEPEDPLFHPSTKLTTFLTSTSNATFQSDNTVVKTGEDFMAANQTAFATFINVTDVVEIKEERTDQTSSSECEGDSRKPLNCRDPEVFHLMMKEAIERFKDIHFYRFGKPAPGPEENTCDMAWRFRPKEGKTAAFYKDYRRFVINRSENCTLSVVSIGDYHSGVNARKRKNKNQKPGFEKTSGKQEQVVAALPVVGETVNDSLPVVESENAFSRGKYLIYVGGGDRCKSMNHYLWSFLCALGEAQYLNRTLVMDLKLCLSSIYTSSNQDEEGKDFRFYFDFEHLKEAASVLDHEQFWQDWNKWQKKDGLSLHLVEDFRVTPMKLSEVKDSLIMRKFGLVEPDNYWYRVCEGETESVVQRPWHLLWKSRRLMDIVSAIASKLNWDYDSVHIVRGEKARNRDLWPNLAQDTSPDALISTLQNKIEDGRNVYIATNEPDTSFFDPLKDKYSTHFLDEYKDLWDENSEWYSETKNLNNGVPVEFDGYMRVSVDTEVFLRAKKQIETFNELTNDCKDGINTCNTASS; encoded by the coding sequence ATGTTGGGTCGTCCTGGGTTATCTAGAACTGGAAGCTTTAGGCCTGAGAATCTAGGACAAAATGCTTTGCATATGATTGGCAATCTTTGTTTCACTATATTTGTAATCGGTGTCCTAGTTTTCACCATTATAGCTGCTACTTATGAGCCTGAGGACCCTCTTTTCCACCCTTCCACCAAGCTCACAACTTTCCTCACTTCCACATCAAATGCCACCTTTCAATCGGATAACACGGTTGTTAAAACCGGAGAGGACTTTATGGCCGCCAACCAGACTGCATTTGCCACTTTTATCAATGTGACGGATGTAGTAGAAATCAAGGAGGAGCGTACTGACCAAACTAGTTCATCCGAATGCGAGGGTGATTCGAGAAAACCACTTAATTGTAGGGACCCAGAAGTGTTCCATTTGATGATGAAGGAGGCGATTGAGCGTTTTAAGGATATACATTTTTATCGGTTTGGAAAGCCAGCACCAGGGCCTGAGGAGAATACTTGTGATATGGCCTGGCGGTTTAGGCCTAAGGAAGGGAAGACAGCTGCTTTTTATAAGGATTATAGGCGGTTTGTGATTAATAGATCTGAGAATTGTACACTTAGTGTGGTGAGCATTGGGGATTATCATTCAGGTGTGAATGCAAGGAAGAGGAAGAATAAGAATCAAAAGCCGGGATTTGAGAAGACATCTGGTAAACAGGAGCAAGTTGTTGCGGCTTTGCCTGTTGTTGGGGAAACAGTGAATGATTCGCTTCCAGTGGTCGAGTCTGAAAATGCATTTAGTCGTGGGAAGTATTTGATTTATGTGGGTGGTGGAGATAGGTGCAAGAGCATGAACCATTACTTGTGGAGCTTCTTGTGTGCATTAGGTGAAGCGCAATATTTGAATCGGACTTTGGTTATGGATTTGAAACTTTGTTTATCTTCAATTTATACTTCCTCAAATCAGGATGAGGAAGGGAAGGATTTCAGGTTTTACTTTGATTTTGAGCATCTGAAGGAGGCCGCATCAGTGTTGGATCACGAGCAGTTTTGGCAAGACTGGAATAAATGGCAAAAGAAAGATGGCTTGAGTCTTCATCTTGTTGAGGATTTTAGGGTGACGCCAATGAAGCTTTCTGAGGTAAAGGATTCTTTGATTATGAGAAAGTTTGGATTGGTGGAGCCCGATAATTACTGGTACAGGGTTTGTGAAGGAGAGACTGAATCTGTTGTTCAAAGGCCATGGCATCTGTTATGGAAATCAAGGAGGTTGATGGATATAGTGTCGGCGATTGCGTCAAAGTTGAACTGGGATTATGACTCTGTTCACATTGTGAGAGGGGAGAAGGCGAGGAACAGGGATCTGTGGCCTAATCTTGCCCAAGATACTTCACCTGATGCCCTTATCTCAACCTTGCAGAATAAGATTGAAGACGGGAGGAATGTTTATATTGCAACAAATGAACCTGATACATCCTTCTTTGATCCTCTGAAAGACAAATATTCGACTCACTTTCTTGATGAATATAAGGATCTTTGGGATGAGAACAGTGAGTGGTATTCAGAAACAAAAAACCTTAACAACGGAGTACCAGTTGAATTTGACGGTTACATGAGGGTCTCTGTTGATACAGAAGTTTTCTTGAGAGCGAAGAAACAGATTGAGACTTTCAACGAACTGACCAACGATTGCAAAGACGGCATCAACACTTGCAATACAGCATCCAGTTAA